In Plodia interpunctella isolate USDA-ARS_2022_Savannah chromosome 22, ilPloInte3.2, whole genome shotgun sequence, the following proteins share a genomic window:
- the LOC128679571 gene encoding cyclin-L1: MTATTMQNSTKTNTATPAKPQKNYGKIVLTLYNCLLPETAFKETPSQADGLDTETETDLRILGCELIQTAGILLKLPQVAMATGQIYLQRFYYSKSFVRFPMETMAMGSIYLASKVEEKPCRIRDVINVFHHIKQVRGQKTISPLIVDQNYIEMKNQVIKAERRILKELGFCVHVKHPHKLIVVYLQLLQYEKNRQLMQISWNYMNDALRTDVFMRFPPETIACACIYLTARKISLPLPNNPHWFLLFKVTEEDIREVCVRILQLYKRPKVNPDELESKVDLLRKIYQANRQAAKENNAKAEEKKMESPSASTSKDNRRDSKKDKSPKTPPLTSKYHSSHKSKKERRSRSPYDRKREYSSKRHKSRSRDRDTDRSRERRSDDKRGRGSSRKYDDYERSKSSRDSRDDKRKH; the protein is encoded by the coding sequence ATGACGGCGACGACTATGCAAAATTCGACAAAAACTAACACTGCGACTCCTGCTAAACCTCAGAAAAACTATGGGAAAATCGTCCTCACGCTTTACAACTGTTTGCTGCCGGAAACTGCATTCAAAGAGACACCATCACAAGCCGATGGGTTAGACACAGAAACTGAAACAGATTTGCGGATTTTAGGATGTGAACTCATTCAGACTGCTGGAATCCTGCTAAAACTACCTCAAGTAGCCATGGCTACAGGTCAAATATACCTTCAAAGGTTCTATTATTCCAAGTCATTTGTCAGATTTCCAATGGAAACTATGGCAATGGGTAGCATTTACTTAGCCTCAAAAGTTGAAGAGAAACCGTGTAGAATCCGTGACGTAATCAACGTGTTCCATCATATCAAGCAGGTGAGAGGCCAGAAGACTATTAGCCCATTAATTGTTGATCAGAATTACATAGAGATGAAAAATCAGGTCATAAAAGCTGAACGGCGTATTCTTAAAGAATTGGGATTCTGTGTCCATGTGAAACACCCACATAaacttattgttgtttatttacaactcCTTCAGTACGAGAAGAATAGGCAATTGATGCAGATTTCTTGGAATTACATGAACGATGCATTGCGCACTGATGTGTTTATGAGGTTCCCTCCAGAAACCATTGCTTGTGCATGCATTTACTTGACAGCCCGGAAAATTAGCCTCCCGCTACCAAATAACCCTCACTGGTTTTTACTATTCAAAGTCACAGAAGAAGACATCCGGGAAGTGTGTGTGAGGATTCTACAGCTTTATAAACGTCCGAAAGTCAATCCCGATGAGTTGGAAAGTAAAGTTGACTTGCTGAGGAAAATATATCAGGCAAATCGTCAGGcagcaaaagaaaataatgccAAAGCTGAAGAGAAAAAAATGGAATCACCTAGTGCGTCAACTTCTAAAGATAATAGACGTGATTCAAAGAAAGACAAGTCTCCAAAAACGCCACCATTGACATCTAAATATCATAGCAGCCATAAATctaagaaggaaagaaggtcTAGGTCTCCATATGATCGTAAAAGAGAATATTCAAGTAAGAGGCATAAGTCTCGCTCGAGGGATCGTGATACTGACCGCTCAAGGGAGAGGAGATCCGATGATAAACGGGGTCGAGGGTCTTCGAGGAAGTATGATGATTATGAACGGTCAAAGTCCAGCAGGGATAGTAGGGATGATAAGAGAAAACATTAg